A genome region from Hevea brasiliensis isolate MT/VB/25A 57/8 chromosome 7, ASM3005281v1, whole genome shotgun sequence includes the following:
- the LOC110665786 gene encoding LOW QUALITY PROTEIN: adenine DNA glycosylase (The sequence of the model RefSeq protein was modified relative to this genomic sequence to represent the inferred CDS: deleted 1 base in 1 codon; substituted 1 base at 1 genomic stop codon), whose amino-acid sequence MYSLASPKVGVRVFDGLEFSKVSPAPVRSTSISFIKAFLRGTQGSYSAPIAAMEDMKKPKKKRKAQPRKKRKFINXNEEGIPDIEDIFSDKETQKIRESLLDWYDHNQRDLPWRRKETNALEEEEEEEEEEEDKEKRAYGVWVSEVMLQQTRVQTVIDYYNRWMLKWPTLQHLALASLEEVNEMWAGLGYYRRARFLLEGAKMIIAMGDGFPNTVFSLRKVPGIGDYTAGAIASIAFKEVVPVVDGNVIRVLARLKAISTNPKDSMTIKNFWKLAAQLVDLCRPGDFNQSLMELGATVCTPSNPNCSLCPVSSQCRALSIFKQDKSVLVTDYPTKVVKVKQRHEFSAVCVLEILGSQGPIEGEQSDSGFALVKRPDGGLLAGLWEFPTVMLGKETDLTTRRKEINHFLKKTFGLDLQRTCSIVLREDIGEFVHIFTHIRLKVYVELLVIHLKGGMSELCNKNGKEVTSWKYMEKKALSKLGLTSGVRKVYTMVEKFKQSRLSTDSAPAKNNKNLRKRRSTATSLN is encoded by the exons ATGTACAGCCTCGCAAGCCCAAAAGTAGGGGTGCGCGTCTTCGATGGACTCGAATTCTCAAAGGTCTCTCCAGCACCAGTTAGAAGCACCAGCATTAGCTTCATAAAAGCATTTCTACGAGGGACCCAAGGCTCCTACTCTGCTCCAATTGCAGCAATGGAGGATATGAAAAAACCCAAGAAGAAGAGAAAGGCTCAGCCGAGGAAGAAGAGGAAATTTATCAACTAAAATGAGGAAGGAATTCCTGATATTGAAGACATTTTCAGCGACAAAGAAACCCAGAAGATCAGGGAATCATTGTTGGACTGGTACGACCACAACCAGAGAGACCTTCCTTGGAGGAGGAAAGAAACAAACGcacttgaagaagaagaagaagaagaagaagaagaagaagataaagagAAAAGGGCATATGGGGTTTGGGTATCTGAAGTGATGCTGCAACAGACTAGAGTTCAGACTGTGATTGATTACTACAACCGTTGGATGCTTAAATGGCCCACTCTTCAGCATCTGGCCCTCGCTTCTCTTGAG GAGGTGAATGAGATGTGGGCAGGTTTAGGATATTATAGGCGGGCACGTTTTCTGTTAGAG GGAGCTAAAATGATTATTGCTATGGGAGATGGATTTCCTAACACGGTGTTTTCCTTACGGAAAGTTCCAGGAATAGGAGACTATACAGCTGGTGCAATTGCCTCTATAGCATTCAAAGAA GTGGTGCCTGTGGTTGATGGGAATGTTATAAGGGTGCTTGCTAGGTTGAAGGCAATTTCTACAAATCCAAAAGACTCAATGACTATCAAGAACTTTTg GAAACTAGCAGCTCAACTAGTTGATCTTTGCCGTCCTGGGGATTTCAATCAGTCTCTTATGGAACTCGGTGCAACTGTTTGCACTCCATCGAACCCAAACTGCTCTTTATGTCCTGTTTCCAGCCAATGTCGTGCACTTTCAATTTTCAAGCAGGATAAGTCAGTATTGGTTACAGATTATCCTACCAAGGTTGTAAAGGTGAAACAACGACATGAATTTTCTGCTGTTTGTGTTTTGGAGATATTAGGAAGCCAAGGTCCAATTGAGGGTGAACAATCTGATAGTGGATTTGCTCTTGTAAAGAGGCCAGATGGTGGT TTGCTTGCTGGTCTATGGGAATTCCCTACTGTCATGTTGGGAAAAGAAACTGATTTAACCACAAGGAGAAAAGAAATTAATCACTTTCTGAAAAAAACATTCGGACTTGACCTACAAAGGACATGTAGCATAGTTCTAAGAGAAGATATTGGAGAATTTGTTCATATTTTCACTCACATCCGTCTCAAGGTTTATGTGGAATTACTAGTAATACATCTTAAAG GTGGGATGAGTGAGTTGTGTAACAAGAACGGAAAAGAAGTTACGAGCTGGAAATACATGGAAAAGAAGGCCCTTTCAAAGTTGGGTTTGACATCTGGAGTGAGGAAG GTGTACACTATGGTTGAGAAGTTTAAACAGAGCAGGTTATCCACTGATTCTGCCCCAGCCAAAAACAATAAAAACTTGAGGAAACGAAGATCAACCGCGACCAGTCTAAATTAG
- the LOC110665783 gene encoding homeobox-DDT domain protein RLT3, with protein sequence MEMKRKSPLQLEALEKFYAEQKYPTHTAMEELAAVLDLTFKQVQGWFVEKRRRDKSKDISIETPCPSKKLSVVKGRNGLRVAPANKKTHKQRDSLIMHASSEAAGRILKNKRRKKKPILLQNLLTPDYILRKIFRKDGPPLGVEFVSLPSRAYHYCKDSRNSSAACEENQSAKRRKVSKQGKLTCQDYNDGASVKKHGIGKGLMTVWRATNPNGGDFPTGIPCVDREIIPQISTPVSRKPLGQQKKRRQLVSIMKQRRLENKSQQKRKFSTKRKVESKRDESQNQPRKEKCELALEGGLSQERVDQLTLLLDDEELELRELQAVLNPVTCSDHCANNGLHGCSLCKDLLPKFPPNSVKMKQPFAKQPWDSSPETVKKLFKVFHFLYTYSVSIDICPFTLDEFAQAFHDKDSLLLGKIHLALLKLLLSDVETEISSGFLPNLSVSCQFLALIHSVERQEFVVEFWKKSLNPLTWTEILHQVLVAAGFGSRQGSFHREALSKEMSLMVKYGLRPGTLKGELFKLLSQRGNNGLKVSDLAKSMEITELNLAKTTEELELLISSTLSSDITLFEKISPSAYRLRISTLSKEANDFQSDTEDSGSVHDDFNDSGTCSSSDSECDSDNSNSRKSKHTNHHRSKKNMLTVYNEIDESHPGEVWLLGLIEGEYSDLSIEEKLNVLVALIDLVSAGSSIRMEDVKRTTVESVPNMHHYGSGAKIKRSSSKQHNFPRPSWVHVGQVNNSKEPYSSSASHPIDSSVSILKFNEGEKSSGKGKDMKETELGVNLHPMQSIFLGSDRRYSRYWLFLGPCNSRDPGHKRVYFESSEDGHWEVIDTEEALRGLLSILDDRGAREALLIESLKKREAFLCQEMSSNMVNHAENRRLTQSDQPELDIVREDSTSPVSDVDNNLSLPEVMKDSLPPCGAIILEAGKKEEEDNHKWSRLQEFDAWIWNYFYCDLNAVKRVKRSYFESLTRCETCHDLYWRDEKHCRICHTTFELDFDLEERYAIHSATCRAKRDSEMFPKHKVLSSQLQSLKAAVHAIESAMPDEALLGAWTKSAHRLWVKRLRRTSSLAELLQVVADFVAAINEDWLCQCDVAHDSNTSMEEIIASFPTMPQTSSALALWLVKLDDLISAYLESIQPGNKQESGTKCAGKDASKQ encoded by the exons atggaaatgaagagaaaatcaccACTTCAGCTTGAAGCCCTCGAGAAATTCTATgctg AACAGAAGTATCCTACACATACGGCTATGGAAGAACTTGCTGCAGTCTTGGACTTGACATTCAAGCAGGTCCAGGGTTGGTTCGTTGAGAAAAGGAGGAGGGACAAAAGCAAAGATATATCTATTGAAACCCCCTGTCCGAGCAAGAAACTCTCAGTTGTTAAAGGAAGAAATGGGTTGAGAGTTGCGCCTGCTAATAAAAAGACACATAAACAGCGGGACAGCTTGATTATGCATGCATCTTCAGAGGCTGCAGGCAGGATTCTTAAAAataagaggaggaagaagaagccAATTCTTCTTCAGAATTTATTGACTCCAGACTATATTTTAAGGAAGATTTTTCGCAAAGATGGTCCTCCCCTTGGTGTGGAATTTGTTTCTCTTCCTTCGAGGGCATATCACTATTGTAAAG ACTCCAGAAATTCTAGTGCTGCTTGTGAAGAGAATCAAAGTGCAAAAAGGAGAAAG GTATCCAAGCAGGGCAAATTGACTTGTCAGGATTACAATGACGGTGCTTCTGTTAAGAAGCATGGTATTGGCAAAGGCTTGATGACAGTATGGCGGGCAACAAATCCAAATGGTGGAGATTTTCCTACAGGAATTCCTTGTGTTGACAGAGAAATAATACCTCAAATATCAACTCCTGTCTCACGAAAACCACTAGGTCAGCAAAAAAAACGACGACAACTAGTGTCTATAATG AAACAGAGAAGGTTGGAAAATAAATCACAACAGAAGAGGAAGTTTTCTACTAAACGAAAG GTGGAATCTAAAAGAGATGAGTCTCAGAATCAGCCCCGCAAAGAAAAATGTGAACTTGCTTTGGAAGGAGGTTTATCTCAGGAACGTGTTGATCAATTGACATTGCTATTGGATGATGAAGAGCTGGAGCTGAGAGAATTACAAGCTGTATTGAATCCAGTTACATGTTCTGATCATTGTGCAAACAATGGACTGCATGGTTGTTCCCTTTGCAAAG ATTTGCTGCCCAAATTTCCTCCAAATTCTGTAAAGATGAAGCAACCATTCGCCAAGCAGCCTTGGGATTCCTCTCCAGAGACCGTGAAAAAACTATTTAAG GTTTTCCATTTTCTTTACACATATTCTGTTTCAATTGATATTTGCCCCTTCACTCTTGATGAATTTGCTCAAGCATTCCATGATAAG GATTCTTTGTTACTTGGAAAAATTCATCTGGCCCTTCTGAAGCTTCTTTTATCTGATGTTGAAACGGAGATTAGTAGTGGATTTCTGCCCAATTTGAGCGTATCTTGCCAGTTTCTTGCACTTATTCATTCG GTTGAACGTCAAGAATTTGTTGTGGAGTTTTGGAAGAAGTCTCTCAATCCCCTTACATGGACAGAAATACTGCATCAAGTCTTGGTTGCAGCTGGTTTTGGTTCAAGGCAAGGTTCATTTCATAGGGAAGCCCTTAGCAAG GAGATGAGCCTCATGGTGAAGTATGGCCTACGTCCTGGAACTTTGAAGGGTGAATTGTTTAAACTGTTGTCACAGAGAGGAAATAATGGATTGAAAGTTTCTGATCTAGCAAAGTCGATGGAG ATTACTGAACTAAATCTTGCAAAGACGACCGAGGAATTGGAACTTCTAATAAGCTCTACTCTTTCAAGTGATATTACTTTATTTGAGAAGATCTCGCCATCTGCTTATCGTCTGCGCATTAGTACTCTTTCAAAAGAAGCCAATGATTTTCAGTCTGATACTGAGGACTCTGGAAGTGTTCATGATGACTTCAATGATAGTGGAACATGTAGCAGCAGTGATTCTGAGTGTGACTCAGATAATTCCAATTCAAGAAAATCCAAGCATACTAACCATCACAGAAGTAAAAAGAACATGTTGACAGTTTACAATGAAATTGATGAGAGCCACCCTGGAGAAGTGTGGTTGCTAGGACTCATTGAAGGTGAATATTCAGATTTAAGCATTGAAGAAAAGTTGAATGTTTTGGTGGCTTTGATTGATCTTGTCAGTGCTGGATCCAGTATTAGAATGGAG GATGTGAAAAGAACCACTGTTGAATCTGTTCCAAACATGCATCATTATGGCTCTGGGGCAAAAATAAAGAGATCATCATCAAAGCAACATAATTTTCCCAGGCCATCCTGGGTCCATGTTGGGCAAGTGAATAATTCAAAAGAACCATATTCATCATCTGCATCTCACCCAATTGATTCTTCTGTCTCAATCCTAAAGTTCAATGAAGGGGAAAAGTCCTCTGGCAAAGGGAAAGACATGAAAGAGACAGAACTTGGAGTCAATTTGCATCCAATGCAATCTATCTTCTTGGGTTCTGATCGTAGGTACAGTAGATATTGGCTTTTCTTGGGCCCTTGTAATTCACGTGATCCTGGCCATAAGAGAGTTTATTTTGAATCTTCTGAAGATGGTCACTGGGAGGTGATTGATACTGAAGAG GCTTTGCGTGGTTTGTTGTCAATTTTGGATGACAGGGGAGCAAGAGAGGCTCTCCTTATTGAATCTTTAAAAAAGCGGGAAGCTTTTCTTTGCCAAGAGATGTCAAGTAACATGGTAAATCATGCTGAAAACAGGCGCTTGACACAATCAGATCAACCTGAGCTGGACATAGTTCGAGAAGACAGTACATCGCCAGTGTCTGATGTAGACAACAACCTGAGCCTGCCTGAGGTCATGAAAGATTCTCTGCCTCCATGTGGTGCTATAATTCTTGAAGCAGGGAAGAAGGAGGAGGAAGACAACCACAAGTGGAGCCGTCTTCAGGAGTTTGATGCATGGATATGGAATTATTTTTACTGTGATCTTAATGCTGTGAAACGTGTCAAGAGATCTTATTTTGAATCGCTTACCAGATGTGAAACTTGTCATGATTTGTACTGGAGAGATGAGAAGCACTGTAGGATTTGTCATACAACATTTGAACTTGATTTTGATCTTGAAGAAAGATATGCCATCCATTCAGCCACATGTAGAGCGAAAAGAGACAGTGAAATGTTTCCAAAACATAAAGTTCTGTCATCACAGTTGCAATCACTGAAAGCTGCAGTCCATGCAATTGAG TCAGCTATGCCAGATGAAGCTTTGCTGGGTGCTTGGACAAAGTCTGCTCATAGGTTGTGGGTCAAAAGGCTCAGACGCACCTCATCTTTGGCAGAGCTTTTGCAG GTTGTTGCCGATTTTGTTGCTGCAATTAATGAGGATTGGTTATGTCAATGTGATGTTGCGCATGATTCCAATACTTCTATGGAAGAAATTATTGCGAGCTTTCCAACTATGCCTCAAACATCATCTGCACTTGCTCTCTGGTTGGTGAAATTGGATGACTTAATTTCTGCATATTTGGAAAGCATTCAGCCTGGAAACAAACAGGAAAGTGGAACCAAATGTGCAG GTAAGGATGCTTCCAAGCAATAG